The nucleotide sequence TCGCCGGCAGGAGAtggaggccgcggaggaggcggagatgctcgcctacatggatgaggtcgagcaggaggaggatgagcAGGAGCCCTCCTACCTGCCCGTCCGGCCGGCGCCCCGCACCGTGGTGTGAACATCTCCGACGACGAAGATTAGCTAGGGTAATACGTAGTATGTAGTATGTAGGATTTCTTTTGCATGTTCTTTATGGATCTACGGGTCGGTATATGAGATATTCAGATGCAGAGTGACTAATTTGAGGCGTGACTGGTCACTGTCCGCGGACGCGCCTGGttgcgtccgcgggcgtttgaagAGCCAGATTTGCAAAGTCGGGCTGTAGATGCTTTGACACCAACAAACTACAAGAGCAACAATCCAACTATCCGGCCTGCTCTATACGACAAGTGGCTGGATTATTAGTTTATATATGTTTCTTGGCTTAGCACGGCAGCAACTCGTCTTGCATTACCTCTTAATTTGTTCTTATAATAGGCAATGTAGATGTGAGGATTGTACGCTACACACAAGTACAGCGGCATCAATCATACACCCGATTCGTTGCCGGCGGAGCAAAGGGAGATATGACGACGGGCAGGGAGAAGAGGTGGAGCCTGGCCGGCGCGACGGCGCTCGTCACCGGCGGCAGCAAAGGAATAGGGTACGAAATATACGTTTCCCTCGAGCTAGTTTTCCAGTGCATTACTTACTCGCTAGCCATCGTGCTCGACTCTTGTGTAGGCGCGCCATCGTGGAGGAGCTTGCCGGCTTCGGGGCGCGGGTGCATACGTGCTCCCGCAACGCGGCGGAGCTGGAAGAGTGCCGCCGGCAGTGGGAGGAGGAGAAGCTGGCGGTCACCGTCTCCGTCTGCGATGTCTCCGTACGCGCTGCGAGGGAAAAGCTCATGGAAACGGTCAAGGAATCTTTCGACGGCAAGCTTGACATATTGGTAAGCTCTAGCTGTATTTTGTTCGACGGCTCAAAGGTAGTCAGTCGCCACTAGAAAAGTTATTTGGTCCGATCAATGAGTAAGTGCTACAGGACCACGTCAAATCACACACACGCATCCAAATTATCAACATAAAACATTTTGGAACTCCATTGTTTGATTCGTTACGACCTCTCCAAATGCTCTACTTCATTGTGCCGTTTCTTAAACTTATATTGTCAGATTTTAGCTAAGGTGGCACCGAATTAGTGGAGAAAGCGAAATTATTGTATCTTATGCTAAATACGGTCTTCACATAAAATGCGGCACAATAAGGTCTCTCCCCGTGCAAGTATCACGAGAACTAGATCGTTGATGCTGCGCCCATCTTTTTTGCGATAGAATAATAGGATTTTTCAAATTGTTGGTCCATAAATAAAGTCTCAAAAGATGAATATATTTTTTATTAAAATTTTGATGGTGCAAATAGTTGAAAAGTATATCTGACATATTGCAGGCTTGTATAGCAGCCCAATAAAGCCCAATCACCCACATGTCTTGAAATAACGGCCCATTAGGACAGGCGGGCCAGGTTGCAAAAAACTGGACCTAAAACACGATGTGACGGCCAGAAAAACATGAAATCCGGCGGCCGAAAACATGAGAGAGCTCGGTTTAGGTGTAATTTTAATATGAAGTAAACAACCTCAATTTTGTACCAAATGAATCAAATATTAGTAAAGTTACTTGTTGTTGTTTAAAGTTTCCTCTTAACAAAATAAAATACGTCAACCAAGGGGCTAATACATGAtctcaaaaaaattcatcaaaactaTGAAAAATCTTACAATGAACATTTACAATCCAGGTGAACAATGCAGGGCAATTGTTTTTCAAAGTGGCTACGGAGTTGACGGAAAACAACTACTCGCATCTGATGGAGACTAATTTAGCGTCGAGCTTCCACCTCAGTCAGctagcacaccctctcctcctcaACGCCTCCACATGCGGAGGAGGAAGTATTGTCAACATCTCCTCCATTGCAGGCTTAGTTGGCTTTCCATGCTTCACACTTTATAGCATTACAAAAGGTAGATATACAGCTGACAAGTATATGCTTATGAAAAAGTATTTCAATCATCCTATGAGTGGCTAAtagtttgtttcttttttttttctcttttccccTCAATATGTGTTGGTTCACATGCAGGAGGAATGAACCAACTTACAAGGAGCCTCGCCACTGAGTGGGCTAGAGATAATATTCGTGTGAACGGTGTTGCTCCATCCATGATCATGACTGGCATGATCAAAGATGTACGTGTCGAGATTGTATTGTGACTATATTTTTTCCATTTTGACAACTTTGTTCCAACGTAGAAACTATTTAAGAAATACACAACAATTACTAACATTACTCAGATAATATAGCATTATTTATTGTTAAAATATTTTACACTTACAAATTTTTATTCGGGTACTACTTATACAAAAATAGCAGGGAAATATCAACGGCTTTTGTTGTTCTCAATCCAACAGATAGGGTCGGAGGCCCTGGAGAAAGAGTACTCGCGGATCCCGATGGGGCGTACTGGCAAGCCAGTGGAGGTCGCATCGGTGGTGTCCTTTCTCTGTATGCCCACGGCATCCTATATCACCGGCCAAGTTATTTGTATTGACGGTGGTCGATCTATTTGTTAGAGGATGCATGGCGAGCATGATTCTAATGTTGGAGGTGTTGGAGCTCCGTATGCAAGAGGCAGTGGTGCTTAAGTGGAGGCCTGCTAGTTGGGATCTATGTTGTATAGAACATGTTTTATCACTTATCATGTTGAACAGTTTGGactttgttttatttgtggtatgtAGCACTGTTGTGTCAAGCAATTATGTTGTTTGTTTGTCATATGAATTTCAATGTTTGACTTGAATTTCAGTTCTAATTCAGTTGCAGGGCTAGTTAGCAAACAACAGGGGCGGGTATGTATTAGAAATAAAACTAAAGGCGGTGATTAGTACAAAACCATCTGCGGTAAAAAAGACATTGGAAGAGGTTATTCGTGCGAAGCCGCATGCACTGTCCATGAAACTTAACGTGATTTCCCTAGCTGTCGCGGCTGTTCCAAGTATTGTCGACGCATGCTTTGAGCTGGAATATGGAACCGCCGCTGGACCATGCATGAAAATCGCCTACAACGCTCGATTTTATACGACTGGAAGACACCACCAATGCAAAAGCTCGGATCTGGTGTTAACTAGCACTAGCAAAGGAGACTAAAGCAAGCGCTAACACCCTTTCTCCACGGTCACCATGACAGTAGAAAACAAGGGGAGAACCACCGCGACACCCTCCGATCCACCCAACCTGCCGTCAACTTCAACTCCTATCAGCCCCAATCGCAAGTAGTAGAAGAAAAATAGTAGAAC is from Triticum aestivum cultivar Chinese Spring chromosome 1B, IWGSC CS RefSeq v2.1, whole genome shotgun sequence and encodes:
- the LOC123145438 gene encoding noroxomaritidine/norcraugsodine reductase-like is translated as MTTGREKRWSLAGATALVTGGSKGIGRAIVEELAGFGARVHTCSRNAAELEECRRQWEEEKLAVTVSVCDVSVRAAREKLMETVKESFDGKLDILVNNAGQLFFKVATELTENNYSHLMETNLASSFHLSQLAHPLLLNASTCGGGSIVNISSIAGLVGFPCFTLYSITKGGMNQLTRSLATEWARDNIRVNGVAPSMIMTGMIKDVRSEALEKEYSRIPMGRTGKPVEVASVVSFLCMPTASYITGQVICIDGGRSIC